From a single Eleginops maclovinus isolate JMC-PN-2008 ecotype Puerto Natales chromosome 18, JC_Emac_rtc_rv5, whole genome shotgun sequence genomic region:
- the LOC134880309 gene encoding ras-related protein Rap-2b: MREYKVVVLGSGGVGKSALTVQFVTGSFIEKYDPTIEDFYRKEIEVDSSPSVLEILDTAGTEQFASMRDLYIKNGQGFILVYSLVNQQSFQDIKPMRDQIIRVKRYERVPMILVGNKVDLEGEREVSSGEGKALADEWNCPFLETSAKNKTSVDELFAEIVRQMNYASTPNGDDQCCSSCVVL, encoded by the coding sequence ATGAGAGAGTACAAAGTAGTGGTTCTTGGATCCGGAGGGGTCGGTAAATCCGCGTTAACCGTCCAGTTCGTGACGGGCTCCTTCATAGAGAAATACGACCCCACGATAGAGGATTTCTACAGGAAGGAGATCGAGGTGGACTCCTCTCCGTCCGTCCTGGAGATCCTGGACACGGCGGGGACCGAGCAGTTCGCCTCCATGCGAGACCTGTACATCAAAAACGGGCAGGGTTTCATCCTGGTCTACAGCCTGGTAAACCAGCAGAGCTTCCAGGACATCAAGCCAATGAGGGATCAGATCATTCGGGTGAAAAGGTACGAGAGAGTGCCCATGATTCTGGTTGGAAACAAAGTGGAcctggagggggagagggaagtCTCCTCCGGTGAGGGGAAGGCACTGGCGGACGAATGGAACTGCCCGTTCCTGGAAACTTctgccaaaaataaaacctcGGTGGACGAACTGTTTGCAGAGATTGTCCGACAGATGAACTATGCCTCAACACCAAATGGCGACGACCAGTGCTGCTCGTCTTGTGTCGTTCTTTAA